One window from the genome of Cyclobacterium amurskyense encodes:
- a CDS encoding lipoprotein signal peptidase, which translates to MKYWKYFGITLLVIVIDQAVKMMVHYGMDFGTAGQIKVFGDWFKLHYTTNPGMAFGMQLGSEYGKLMLTSFRLIAMFGIGYYLYSLISKKAHPGYIICIAMILGGAVGNLIDSVFYGVWLGNAPFDASTPWFHGQVVDMFYVDIWEGFVPEWIPIFGGGYTALWPIFNIADASIFVGVGIILIFQKRFFDEENEEHEEKEEEDQVQKQFIDEK; encoded by the coding sequence ATGAAGTATTGGAAGTATTTTGGCATCACCTTACTGGTGATTGTGATTGATCAGGCGGTGAAGATGATGGTTCATTACGGAATGGATTTTGGCACAGCAGGGCAGATCAAAGTTTTTGGAGATTGGTTCAAGCTGCATTACACCACCAACCCCGGAATGGCATTTGGGATGCAACTAGGCTCAGAATATGGTAAACTTATGTTGACCAGCTTTCGCTTGATAGCCATGTTCGGAATAGGCTATTATTTATATTCTTTGATAAGTAAAAAGGCACATCCGGGATACATAATTTGTATTGCCATGATCTTAGGAGGGGCTGTAGGAAACCTTATCGACAGTGTATTTTACGGTGTTTGGTTAGGTAATGCACCTTTTGATGCTTCTACGCCATGGTTTCATGGACAAGTTGTTGACATGTTTTATGTTGATATTTGGGAAGGTTTTGTTCCGGAATGGATTCCAATCTTTGGTGGAGGCTATACTGCCTTATGGCCAATTTTCAATATAGCAGATGCTTCCATTTTTGTAGGAGTAGGCATCATTCTTATTTTCCAGAAACGTTTCTTTGATGAAGAAAATGAGGAGCATGAAGAAAAAGAAGAAGAGGACCAGGTTCAAAAACAGTTTATTGACGAGAAGTAA
- the dgt gene encoding dGTP triphosphohydrolase: MMNWEKLLLPEGLKPSDTDLQRSQFERDFDRIIFSAPFRNLQDKTQVFPLPENDFVHTRLTHSLEVSSVGRSLGKSAGKFLLDKYPELAAKKLQPFDIGGIVATAALAHDIGNPPFGHAGEEAISDFFKFHDIGKMWEQKCSANEWQDLTNFEGNAQGFRMLVDTGNGMNISPATLAAFTKYPRPAWCQSTDKKRRSQKKFGFYTSNLSDYQLLAQKMGIPQLAENCYMRHPLAFLVEAADDICYSIIDLEDGCTLGLVSLEETILLMAAIIGERYDPKKLQKYSSPKQKLAIMRAMAISQLIKETTFVFEQYETEILSGEFDQALTEIIPSAKRLEAITELSVKKIYRSQPVLEKEAAGYQVLEGLLSTFSEALFNYHFDKERFSGHNKSILRLLPEEYELQTDHEAYVLMRELLDFISGMTDKHALSLYRRVKGITIPNT, from the coding sequence ATGATGAATTGGGAAAAATTACTTTTACCTGAGGGTTTAAAACCTTCGGACACAGATCTACAAAGGAGTCAATTTGAAAGAGATTTTGATAGGATAATCTTTTCGGCTCCTTTTCGAAACCTACAGGACAAGACGCAGGTTTTTCCCTTACCGGAAAATGATTTTGTGCACACAAGATTAACCCACAGCCTTGAAGTTTCGAGTGTAGGTCGATCTTTGGGAAAGTCAGCAGGAAAATTCCTATTAGACAAATACCCGGAATTGGCGGCAAAAAAACTGCAACCTTTTGATATAGGAGGGATTGTGGCTACTGCAGCCTTGGCTCATGACATTGGGAATCCTCCTTTTGGACATGCTGGGGAGGAAGCCATTTCAGATTTTTTTAAGTTTCATGACATTGGTAAAATGTGGGAGCAGAAATGCTCAGCCAACGAATGGCAGGACCTCACTAATTTTGAGGGCAATGCACAAGGATTTCGAATGTTGGTAGATACCGGAAATGGGATGAATATTTCTCCGGCTACCTTGGCGGCCTTTACAAAATACCCAAGACCTGCATGGTGTCAGTCAACAGATAAGAAGCGAAGAAGTCAGAAGAAATTTGGCTTTTACACGAGCAATCTTTCCGATTATCAGCTTCTTGCTCAAAAAATGGGCATTCCCCAATTGGCAGAAAACTGTTACATGAGGCATCCTCTGGCTTTTCTTGTGGAAGCAGCAGATGATATCTGTTACAGTATCATTGATTTGGAAGATGGTTGTACCCTAGGCTTGGTTTCTCTGGAAGAAACGATTTTACTAATGGCGGCTATTATCGGAGAACGATATGATCCTAAGAAACTTCAAAAATACAGTAGCCCAAAACAGAAATTGGCCATCATGCGGGCCATGGCCATCAGTCAGTTGATAAAAGAAACCACTTTTGTTTTTGAACAATATGAAACAGAGATTTTGTCTGGTGAATTTGACCAGGCATTGACAGAAATTATTCCATCGGCTAAGCGTTTGGAAGCCATCACGGAGCTTTCAGTGAAAAAAATATACCGCTCTCAACCCGTATTGGAAAAAGAAGCAGCGGGCTACCAGGTTTTGGAAGGGCTATTGTCAACCTTTTCTGAAGCGCTTTTTAATTATCACTTCGATAAAGAAAGGTTTTCAGGCCACAACAAAAGTATATTAAGGCTTTTGCCTGAAGAATATGAGCTACAAACAGACCATGAGGCTTATGTTCTAATGAGAGAATTACTGGATTTTATCTCAGGAATGACGGACAAACATGCACTTTCCCTCTACAGAAGAGTAAAAGGAATCACTATTCCTAACACATGA
- a CDS encoding DNA repair ATPase, whose protein sequence is MTEPNKTEQKQILDGGTYEIIRNRLQKHKQDLQNRLNQLNEDRKAVFGALETKLIANDRISTENNCIARDIVSFGNTCVFGYNVHFGLRTDIKLNDVFSVYSFTNNRFEAIGLDFIEDVQFQADFDNLYKYYRNTIFARFAKIGNFLYMIFQLSESVTDIKAFKWLIKDGKLVYVDNRSDHEYKFPAQYEFKWLEVTRDMHRYGVHSHVSILDKVFVEAIGGDLTIKIEDNTEDGKGVYDEPVDYPDQTLDDAQYKYADLGNLILIDIKPFQEDSRFFVYNHKVQEVQKIDSLREAAVLLPDDQGIIFPTGYYLQTGEYHVFDNSIPNVKFVSRIASPNGEDYMFVFYSPSEGLYILMSYNVITQQIVTPIICNGYTILQNGELSYFKGEGEQTKHHVVQIWQTPYLKGDFIPSKHTDSLLYKIGNKDIVKAMAESNALINLLNKDDNYEGLYEDVSKAAKDLLDSYYWIKEPDTQDLSAPLNEISDAANAAIDEFTKVVQLKKSAASQSKALQNKADELFVIIKSTSFNSINDFVSMLTQLRGLRGETIELNDVRYVNTDYTKELENTIAEYSDNIAQQCVAFLLNDDALAPYKLQVEEKKMALEKVTKVIEAKQLEEEVNQIARDLELLIEIVSNLEIEDTSQSTKIIDHISLIFATLNQLKAAIKNKRKSLGSKEAIADFSAQIKLVDQSIINYLDIADTPEKCDEYQTKVSIQLEELEGKFADYDAFIPKIIEKREEVHAAFDNKKTGLIERRNKKSIALKTATARILKGVAKKAETLKSTAEINGYFASDLMINKVRDIIDQLNELDESGNAEEVATSLKVAKEDALRKLKDKQELFEDGENVIKLGKYKFGVNKQPLDITIVFKDNHLNYHLTGTDFYQKLTNKVLVNSQKYWDQEYPSENITVYRGSYLAFKLFKETPWDQLADASQENLVQLVKKASSANYNEGYTKGVHDEDAAKILLTLVNTHKDLGLLRYSPAIRAHAQYSWYSFTEKERLHLNRMIKAAGSVLEVFPYSKEFNYLIDELQQKIHRLISETQLFSSAEINVISNYLFEELQGNDAFEVSSEAEKLRQAFNNVMKAKNADLRFKEAIDNTSTFHEKIKLARQWVAAFINQEHPKNARYIDEIVCNCLFDQPIAKKKMISPNAVIHNLAGNHHTIIEGEFHFNYHDFVATLTHFTNEEVAAYQAFKKAKTDITLQLKEQLKLEEYKPQVLTSFVRNKLIDQVYLPLFGENLSKQLGTVGNNSRTDRMGLLLLISPPGYGKTTLMEYIANRLGLVFMKINGPAIGHEVTSVDPEAATNSAAKEELKKLNLAFEMGNNVMLYLDDIQHCHPEFLQKFISLSDGTRKIEGIYNGKPRTYDLRGKKFCVIMAGNPYTERGAKFQVPDMLSNRADIYNLGDIIGDSDHQFNLSLIENSLTSNPVLNQLRNKYLEDVYTLLNRVENETQDGVLHGNHTNQEIQDYLSVIQKVLKIRDTVLKVNQAYIESAAKDDAYRTEPPFKLQGSYRDMNKLVSKVVPIMNNKELQNLLLSHYESEAQTLTSSAEANLLKYKELTGTITPIEQARWGEIKTTFIKNNKLRGLGNQDEMAQVVLQMVNFSDNLEGIKEVLERAIKAKG, encoded by the coding sequence ATGACTGAACCTAATAAAACGGAACAAAAGCAAATTTTAGATGGTGGCACATATGAAATCATTAGAAACAGGTTACAAAAGCATAAACAAGACCTTCAAAATCGGTTAAACCAACTAAATGAGGATCGTAAAGCTGTTTTTGGTGCTTTAGAAACAAAACTAATCGCTAATGATAGAATTTCCACAGAAAATAATTGTATCGCACGTGATATCGTTTCTTTTGGGAATACTTGTGTGTTTGGCTATAATGTGCATTTTGGCTTACGTACAGATATAAAGCTCAATGACGTATTTAGCGTATACAGTTTTACCAATAACAGGTTTGAAGCCATAGGGCTAGATTTTATAGAAGACGTTCAGTTTCAAGCAGATTTTGATAATCTATACAAATACTACCGAAATACCATCTTTGCGAGATTTGCCAAAATAGGCAATTTTCTATACATGATTTTTCAATTGAGTGAAAGTGTCACTGATATTAAGGCATTTAAATGGCTTATCAAAGATGGAAAACTGGTATATGTAGACAACAGAAGCGATCATGAATACAAGTTCCCTGCCCAATATGAGTTTAAATGGCTAGAAGTTACTCGTGATATGCACCGGTATGGGGTGCATTCACATGTTTCAATATTGGATAAAGTATTTGTAGAGGCAATAGGAGGAGATCTTACCATAAAAATAGAGGACAATACAGAAGATGGTAAAGGGGTCTATGATGAACCTGTAGATTACCCAGATCAAACGCTAGACGATGCACAGTACAAATATGCAGATTTAGGAAATCTTATTCTTATTGATATAAAACCATTTCAAGAAGATTCCAGATTTTTTGTATACAATCACAAGGTACAGGAAGTGCAAAAAATTGACAGTTTACGAGAAGCTGCGGTACTTCTACCTGATGACCAAGGAATTATTTTTCCGACAGGTTATTATTTGCAAACCGGAGAATACCATGTTTTCGATAATAGCATCCCCAATGTAAAGTTTGTTTCGCGAATTGCTTCTCCCAATGGTGAAGATTATATGTTCGTGTTCTATTCACCCTCGGAAGGTTTGTATATTCTAATGAGTTATAATGTGATCACTCAACAGATTGTCACGCCTATTATTTGTAATGGTTACACCATTTTACAAAATGGAGAACTTAGTTACTTTAAGGGTGAAGGAGAGCAAACCAAGCATCATGTGGTACAAATTTGGCAAACTCCTTATTTAAAAGGTGATTTCATCCCAAGTAAACACACGGACTCGCTATTGTATAAAATCGGAAATAAAGACATTGTCAAAGCCATGGCTGAAAGCAATGCCTTGATCAATTTACTCAACAAAGATGATAATTATGAGGGCCTATATGAGGATGTTTCCAAGGCCGCAAAAGACCTATTGGACTCGTATTATTGGATTAAGGAACCGGATACACAGGATCTTTCTGCACCTCTAAATGAAATTAGTGATGCAGCCAATGCTGCTATAGATGAATTTACAAAGGTTGTTCAATTAAAAAAATCGGCTGCAAGCCAATCAAAGGCTTTGCAAAATAAAGCAGATGAACTTTTTGTTATAATAAAAAGCACCTCATTTAATAGCATCAATGATTTTGTATCAATGTTAACCCAGCTTCGTGGCTTAAGGGGCGAAACCATTGAATTAAACGATGTTCGCTATGTAAATACCGACTACACCAAGGAACTTGAAAATACGATTGCCGAGTATTCCGACAATATTGCTCAGCAATGTGTAGCATTTTTACTTAATGATGATGCATTGGCGCCTTATAAGTTGCAAGTTGAGGAAAAGAAAATGGCTTTGGAAAAAGTCACTAAAGTAATCGAAGCCAAGCAACTTGAGGAAGAGGTAAATCAAATTGCAAGGGATTTAGAGTTATTGATTGAAATTGTATCCAATTTAGAAATTGAAGACACATCCCAATCAACTAAAATAATCGATCATATTTCCTTGATTTTTGCCACGTTAAATCAGCTCAAAGCCGCAATAAAAAACAAACGCAAATCTCTGGGCAGCAAAGAAGCCATTGCTGATTTTTCTGCGCAAATAAAATTGGTGGACCAAAGCATTATCAACTATTTGGATATTGCCGATACCCCCGAAAAATGTGATGAATACCAAACCAAAGTATCTATTCAACTGGAAGAATTGGAAGGTAAATTTGCAGATTATGATGCGTTTATTCCCAAAATAATTGAGAAACGGGAGGAAGTCCATGCGGCTTTTGACAATAAAAAAACGGGCTTAATTGAGCGACGAAATAAAAAATCAATTGCTTTAAAAACTGCAACAGCACGCATTTTAAAAGGAGTTGCCAAAAAAGCAGAAACCTTAAAATCCACTGCAGAAATAAATGGTTATTTCGCATCCGACTTAATGATCAACAAGGTCCGTGACATCATCGATCAGCTAAATGAATTGGATGAAAGTGGGAATGCAGAAGAAGTAGCCACTTCTTTAAAGGTTGCCAAGGAAGATGCCTTACGTAAATTAAAAGACAAGCAGGAGCTGTTTGAAGATGGCGAAAACGTTATTAAACTGGGCAAGTACAAATTTGGTGTAAATAAACAGCCCCTAGATATAACCATCGTTTTCAAAGACAATCACCTCAATTATCATCTAACAGGGACAGATTTCTATCAAAAACTGACCAACAAAGTACTGGTAAACAGCCAGAAATATTGGGATCAAGAATACCCTTCTGAAAACATCACAGTATATAGGGGGAGTTACCTAGCTTTTAAACTGTTTAAGGAAACACCCTGGGACCAATTGGCGGATGCCTCCCAGGAAAACTTGGTTCAATTGGTAAAAAAGGCAAGCAGTGCCAACTACAATGAAGGGTATACAAAAGGGGTACACGATGAGGATGCGGCAAAAATTTTACTAACCCTAGTGAATACGCATAAAGACTTGGGTTTACTGCGTTACTCACCTGCCATAAGAGCCCATGCACAATACAGTTGGTATTCATTTACTGAAAAGGAACGCCTGCATCTTAATCGGATGATAAAAGCGGCTGGATCTGTTTTGGAAGTATTCCCTTATTCTAAAGAGTTTAATTACCTGATAGATGAATTGCAGCAAAAAATCCATAGGCTTATTTCTGAAACTCAGCTATTTTCAAGTGCTGAAATTAATGTTATTTCAAATTATTTGTTTGAAGAATTGCAGGGTAATGATGCCTTTGAAGTAAGTTCAGAAGCAGAGAAATTAAGGCAAGCCTTTAATAATGTCATGAAAGCAAAAAATGCTGATTTACGTTTTAAAGAAGCCATTGACAATACCAGTACATTTCATGAGAAAATAAAACTCGCAAGGCAATGGGTTGCTGCATTCATCAATCAGGAGCATCCAAAGAATGCCCGTTATATTGATGAGATCGTTTGTAATTGCTTGTTTGATCAACCCATTGCAAAAAAGAAAATGATTTCGCCAAATGCTGTCATTCATAATTTAGCGGGAAACCACCATACCATTATTGAAGGAGAATTTCATTTTAATTATCATGATTTTGTGGCTACTTTAACTCATTTCACAAATGAGGAGGTAGCCGCTTACCAAGCCTTTAAAAAGGCAAAAACCGATATTACCCTTCAGTTAAAAGAGCAGTTAAAATTGGAAGAGTATAAACCTCAGGTTCTGACTTCCTTTGTGCGTAACAAACTAATCGATCAGGTTTATTTGCCATTATTTGGAGAGAACCTGTCCAAACAACTTGGTACCGTGGGGAACAATAGTCGGACAGATAGAATGGGGCTTTTGCTTTTGATTTCGCCTCCAGGCTACGGTAAAACCACTTTGATGGAATACATTGCCAACCGATTGGGCTTAGTGTTCATGAAAATTAACGGGCCAGCCATAGGCCATGAGGTTACCTCGGTAGACCCTGAAGCAGCCACAAATAGTGCAGCAAAAGAGGAGTTAAAAAAGCTGAATTTAGCCTTTGAAATGGGAAATAACGTAATGTTGTATTTAGACGATATTCAACATTGCCATCCAGAGTTTTTACAAAAATTCATATCCCTTTCCGATGGCACCAGAAAAATTGAAGGAATATATAACGGAAAGCCACGTACCTATGACCTTCGAGGCAAAAAGTTCTGTGTAATAATGGCAGGAAACCCCTATACAGAGCGTGGGGCAAAATTCCAGGTTCCAGACATGCTATCCAACCGAGCCGATATTTATAATCTTGGGGACATTATAGGCGATTCAGACCATCAGTTTAACCTTAGCTTAATAGAAAATTCTTTAACTAGCAATCCTGTATTGAATCAACTGAGGAATAAATATCTTGAAGATGTTTATACCTTGTTAAATCGGGTTGAAAACGAAACACAGGACGGTGTACTTCATGGTAATCACACCAATCAAGAAATTCAGGATTACTTAAGCGTAATCCAAAAGGTTTTAAAGATAAGAGACACTGTACTCAAAGTAAACCAAGCTTATATAGAAAGCGCTGCTAAGGATGATGCCTACAGGACTGAACCCCCATTTAAACTACAAGGTTCTTATCGAGACATGAATAAACTGGTATCCAAAGTGGTTCCTATTATGAACAATAAGGAGTTACAAAATCTTTTGTTGTCGCATTACGAAAGTGAGGCACAAACGCTTACAAGTTCCGCCGAAGCCAACTTATTAAAATACAAAGAACTAACTGGCACAATTACACCAATAGAACAAGCTAGATGGGGTGAAATAAAAACCACTTTTATTAAAAACAACAAGTTAAGAGGCTTAGGAAATCAAGATGAAATGGCACAGGTAGTGCTGCAAATGGTCAATTTCAGTGATAACCTGGAAGGCATAAAAGAAGTGCTAGAACGCGCCATTAAGGCGAAAGGGTAA
- the ileS gene encoding isoleucine--tRNA ligase: MKKYQEFKQVDYPKIGEDVLAFWKTNAVFEKSISNREGAPAYTFYEGPPSANGTPGIHHVMARAIKDVFCRYKTLKGFQVKRKGGWDTHGLPVELQVEKELGITKEDIGKKISVEEYNQKCRETVMRYKHEWDDLTEKIGYWVDLDDPYITFDVKYVESLWHLLKKLYDKDLIYKGYTIQPYSPAAGTGLSSHELNQPGSYRDVKDTSITAQFKVKGEEDLYILAWTTTPWTLPSNSALAIGEKLDYVKVKTFNPYTFAPQTVLLAKARMSAYFNPKGAKVELDAYKPGDKIIPYQIVEEMKGKDLMGLKYEQLFPIMALELPEPAFTVISADYVTTEDGTGVVHLAKAFGADDFRTLVQQDVPGVFLKDEKGLEIPIVDKKGKFLPVVGEYLLSKIEEHEIPVHKIFGVDDFYVKNYSHDDESDKAYKSTDVIISIILKNENKAFKVEKYEHSYPHCWRTDMPILYYPLESWFIKTTAYKDKLVAFNKTINWKPESTGTGRFGNWLENLVDWNLSRSRFWGTPLPIWRNKEGTETKCIGSVAELEAAIEESVAKGYMKESPYKGKEVDLHRPFVDDIVLVADNGDKMFREPDLIDVWFDSGAMPYAQWHYPFENEDIFKANYPADFIAEGVDQTRGWFFTLHTLAVMLFDSVAFKNVIANGLVLDKNGNKMSKRLGNAVDPFITLKEFGPDALRWYMLSNANPWDNLKFNKEGVVEVQRRFFGTLQNTYNFFALYANLDAFAYDSSNKIPVNERPELDQWILSKLQSLIKETETAYENYDVTPASRAIMNFTVDQLSNWYVRLARKRFWRGDMNADKQAAYETLYECLEVISSLISPIAPFYADWLFQNLTASLESKPLSVHLTDWKLSDEGLINLSLENSMQLAQDISSLVHSLRKKERLKVRQPLQKVLIPVLNEDTKALIEHVEDLIKSEVNIKSIEYIDDTSDILVKSIKPNFALLGKRFGPKMKAVSQIIQQWGKEEIAQIEKEGQASIQLDGESVLLQLEEVLIQSQDIPGWSVATDNGITVALDVTLTTELKEEGVARDFVNRIQNLRKDMGLEVQDKIRIQIAPLNETVDNALLNFSDYIKTETQALALTLDGDSNNSTVLDMDEFELAVKVEKV, translated from the coding sequence GTGAAGAAATATCAGGAGTTTAAACAGGTAGATTATCCCAAAATTGGGGAAGATGTATTGGCTTTTTGGAAAACCAATGCCGTTTTTGAAAAATCCATTAGCAATAGGGAGGGAGCACCTGCCTATACCTTTTATGAAGGCCCACCTTCAGCCAATGGTACCCCGGGAATTCACCATGTAATGGCCAGGGCAATTAAAGATGTCTTTTGCCGATACAAAACCCTTAAAGGTTTCCAGGTAAAAAGAAAAGGAGGATGGGATACCCATGGCCTTCCTGTTGAGTTGCAGGTTGAAAAAGAACTTGGCATCACCAAGGAGGACATCGGTAAGAAAATCTCCGTAGAAGAATACAATCAAAAATGTAGGGAAACCGTCATGCGCTACAAGCATGAATGGGATGACCTGACAGAAAAAATTGGCTATTGGGTAGATTTGGACGACCCTTACATCACCTTTGATGTAAAGTACGTAGAGAGTCTGTGGCACCTGCTCAAAAAGCTATATGACAAAGACCTTATCTACAAAGGCTACACCATTCAGCCCTATTCTCCTGCAGCAGGAACGGGACTAAGTTCCCATGAACTCAATCAACCGGGAAGTTACCGGGATGTTAAAGACACATCTATCACCGCCCAATTCAAGGTGAAAGGTGAAGAGGATCTTTATATATTGGCCTGGACCACCACCCCATGGACTTTGCCTTCTAATTCAGCCCTTGCCATAGGTGAGAAGTTGGATTATGTAAAAGTTAAAACTTTCAATCCTTATACTTTTGCACCTCAGACGGTTCTTTTAGCGAAAGCCAGAATGTCGGCCTATTTTAATCCTAAAGGAGCTAAGGTAGAATTGGATGCCTATAAGCCTGGAGACAAAATCATTCCTTATCAAATCGTTGAGGAAATGAAAGGCAAGGACCTTATGGGCTTGAAGTACGAACAATTGTTCCCTATAATGGCACTTGAGCTTCCTGAACCGGCATTTACGGTGATCTCGGCAGATTATGTGACCACAGAAGATGGAACAGGGGTAGTTCACCTGGCCAAAGCATTTGGAGCCGATGACTTTAGAACACTTGTGCAACAAGATGTTCCTGGTGTATTCCTTAAAGATGAAAAAGGGCTTGAAATACCTATTGTTGACAAGAAGGGTAAGTTTCTTCCTGTTGTGGGCGAGTATTTGCTTTCCAAAATTGAAGAGCATGAAATCCCCGTACACAAGATCTTTGGTGTAGATGACTTTTATGTCAAAAATTATAGTCACGATGATGAAAGTGACAAGGCTTACAAGAGCACAGATGTCATTATTTCCATCATTCTGAAAAATGAAAACAAGGCTTTTAAGGTAGAGAAGTACGAGCATAGCTACCCACATTGCTGGCGTACGGACATGCCTATTTTATATTACCCGCTAGAAAGCTGGTTTATCAAAACCACTGCATACAAGGACAAACTGGTTGCTTTTAATAAAACCATCAACTGGAAACCTGAATCTACCGGAACCGGCAGGTTTGGAAATTGGCTGGAGAATCTTGTTGACTGGAATTTGAGTCGCTCGAGATTTTGGGGAACACCTTTGCCTATCTGGAGAAACAAAGAAGGAACCGAGACCAAATGCATCGGGTCTGTAGCTGAATTAGAAGCAGCTATAGAAGAATCGGTTGCCAAAGGTTATATGAAAGAATCTCCCTATAAAGGAAAAGAAGTGGATCTCCACCGTCCTTTTGTTGATGATATTGTGTTGGTAGCAGACAATGGAGACAAGATGTTCCGTGAGCCAGACCTTATCGATGTTTGGTTTGATTCCGGAGCCATGCCTTATGCACAATGGCATTATCCTTTCGAAAATGAAGACATCTTTAAAGCCAACTATCCAGCTGATTTTATAGCCGAAGGCGTTGACCAGACCAGAGGTTGGTTTTTTACGCTTCATACGTTGGCAGTGATGCTATTTGATAGTGTAGCCTTTAAAAATGTGATCGCCAACGGTTTGGTATTGGATAAGAACGGCAATAAAATGTCCAAGCGTTTGGGAAATGCAGTAGATCCATTTATAACCCTTAAGGAGTTTGGTCCTGACGCTTTGCGCTGGTACATGTTAAGCAATGCCAACCCTTGGGACAACCTTAAATTCAATAAAGAAGGAGTAGTGGAAGTGCAAAGGAGGTTCTTTGGTACACTTCAAAACACTTACAATTTCTTTGCTTTATATGCCAATTTGGATGCCTTCGCTTACGATTCATCAAACAAAATACCTGTTAATGAGCGCCCTGAACTTGATCAATGGATTCTTTCCAAACTTCAGTCGCTGATAAAAGAAACAGAAACTGCCTACGAAAATTATGATGTAACACCAGCCTCAAGGGCCATTATGAATTTCACTGTAGACCAGTTGTCCAACTGGTATGTGCGGTTGGCCAGAAAGCGGTTCTGGAGAGGAGACATGAATGCTGATAAGCAAGCAGCTTATGAGACTTTGTATGAATGTCTGGAAGTTATTTCCAGCTTGATATCGCCGATAGCTCCTTTTTATGCAGATTGGTTGTTCCAAAACCTTACTGCAAGTCTAGAGAGCAAACCTTTGTCCGTGCACCTGACGGATTGGAAATTATCTGATGAGGGTTTGATTAACTTGTCCCTTGAAAATAGCATGCAGTTGGCTCAGGACATTTCCTCTTTGGTGCATTCCTTAAGGAAAAAGGAAAGATTAAAGGTAAGGCAACCACTTCAGAAAGTACTTATTCCTGTATTGAATGAAGATACCAAGGCTTTAATTGAACATGTAGAGGACCTAATTAAATCAGAAGTTAATATAAAATCAATCGAATACATTGATGATACCTCTGACATTTTGGTGAAAAGCATCAAGCCCAATTTCGCCTTGTTGGGCAAACGGTTTGGGCCGAAAATGAAAGCTGTTAGCCAAATTATTCAGCAGTGGGGCAAAGAAGAAATTGCTCAAATTGAAAAAGAGGGGCAAGCCAGCATACAATTAGATGGTGAATCTGTCTTGCTTCAACTTGAAGAAGTGTTGATTCAGTCTCAGGATATTCCAGGTTGGTCTGTAGCTACAGACAATGGAATTACTGTGGCATTGGATGTTACTTTGACTACCGAGCTGAAGGAAGAAGGTGTTGCCAGGGATTTTGTCAACAGGATTCAGAACCTTCGTAAAGATATGGGGCTGGAAGTTCAGGATAAGATTCGAATTCAGATTGCTCCACTTAATGAAACCGTGGACAATGCTTTGTTGAATTTCTCTGATTATATTAAAACAGAGACACAGGCACTTGCGTTAACCCTAGATGGGGATAGTAATAATTCCACCGTATTGGACATGGATGAGTTTGAACTCGCCGTTAAAGTAGAGAAAGTATAA